In bacterium, one DNA window encodes the following:
- a CDS encoding redoxin domain-containing protein, which produces VPAEPFGFAMNRYLLNILLVLAVVAAAGSGLYLGLGMREKFQTPTPVYESYTPNPLMAEGEEFPDVPVMRADSSVRPTSDLLAGGGVVIFMELGCPPCSVMALQWNEALRGWSDPPPVFGIAAASLERIAAYRDKLGLAFPVYSDTGDVYATAYQVVDYPMRLVIDADRIIRARSYDARAPIDTAQVSALVRGDTTIAVTEY; this is translated from the coding sequence CGTTCCCGCCGAACCTTTTGGCTTTGCGATGAATCGTTACCTGCTCAACATCCTGCTCGTGCTGGCGGTGGTCGCCGCCGCCGGCAGCGGTCTTTATCTCGGCCTGGGCATGCGCGAGAAATTCCAGACGCCGACGCCGGTCTATGAGTCTTACACGCCCAATCCACTGATGGCGGAAGGCGAGGAATTCCCCGACGTGCCGGTCATGCGCGCCGACAGCAGCGTGCGTCCAACCTCGGACCTGTTGGCCGGGGGCGGTGTGGTGATCTTCATGGAGTTGGGTTGCCCGCCGTGCAGCGTCATGGCCCTGCAATGGAACGAGGCCTTGCGGGGCTGGAGCGATCCGCCGCCGGTCTTCGGCATCGCGGCCGCGTCGCTGGAACGCATCGCCGCCTACCGCGACAAACTGGGGCTCGCCTTCCCGGTGTACAGCGACACCGGCGACGTCTACGCCACCGCTTACCAGGTGGTCGATTATCCGATGCGGTTGGTCATCGACGCCGATCGGATCATCCGCGCGCGCTCCTATGACGCGCGCGCGCCGATCGACACCGCGCAGGTGTCCGCGCTGGTCCGCGGCGACACCACCATTGCCGTCACGGAATATTGA
- a CDS encoding alginate export family protein: MLPATAAAQSSDWKLSAQLRPRMEFRHGYRTLLSEQAGGVIFFSQRARVGVLYNGDPKIKAFLQLQDVRTWGDETSTSADATADKFDLHQGYLDWLPNAQWTLRIGRQEIQYDEDRLLGNGNWNQPGRAHNAIRLMWRKGARSAHLAWAHHEKGEPTVWSAYPGDQNYQDLLFGRVEQTWQDGGGNILIIFDSYDRAALPDADRYRVNGLPPNRWTGGLYVKQRLLGLDWRGEGYYQTGKYEIGPSVDVPTGSRHDIDAFMFGASVGRDLGAVRVTGWYDHISGDDQRHDDRFAAFNPLYGTFHRFYGWADYFISIPGDTRGLGLQDLALKLTMDAPRSASAQIDLHYFWLARRGEFESAKLGFEADAMVSIPLRHALNVQCGYSLVLPSETLKELKSTVTADDAGHWLWTMLDFNIP, translated from the coding sequence ATGCTTCCCGCGACGGCGGCGGCGCAATCGAGCGATTGGAAACTCTCCGCCCAACTGCGCCCGCGGATGGAATTCCGTCATGGCTACCGTACGTTGCTGTCCGAACAGGCCGGCGGCGTCATCTTCTTCTCGCAACGCGCGCGGGTGGGAGTGCTTTACAATGGCGATCCGAAGATCAAGGCCTTCCTCCAACTGCAGGATGTGCGCACCTGGGGAGATGAGACCAGCACCTCCGCCGACGCCACCGCCGACAAGTTCGACCTGCATCAGGGCTATCTCGATTGGCTGCCGAACGCGCAGTGGACGCTGCGCATCGGTCGTCAGGAGATCCAGTATGATGAGGACCGTCTGCTGGGCAACGGCAACTGGAATCAACCAGGCCGCGCGCACAATGCGATCCGTCTGATGTGGCGCAAAGGGGCCCGCTCGGCGCATCTGGCCTGGGCGCACCACGAAAAGGGCGAGCCGACAGTCTGGAGCGCGTACCCTGGTGATCAAAACTACCAGGACCTGCTGTTTGGCCGTGTGGAGCAGACATGGCAGGATGGCGGCGGCAACATCCTGATCATATTCGATTCCTACGACCGAGCCGCGTTGCCCGACGCGGATCGATACCGCGTCAACGGCCTGCCGCCGAACCGCTGGACCGGCGGTCTCTATGTCAAGCAACGTCTGCTCGGGCTCGACTGGCGTGGTGAAGGATACTACCAGACCGGCAAGTATGAGATCGGACCCTCGGTGGATGTCCCGACCGGATCCCGCCACGACATCGACGCATTCATGTTCGGCGCGAGCGTCGGACGCGACCTGGGCGCGGTCCGCGTGACCGGCTGGTACGACCATATCTCCGGCGACGACCAGCGGCACGATGACCGCTTCGCGGCGTTTAACCCGCTCTATGGCACCTTCCACCGCTTCTACGGCTGGGCCGACTATTTCATCAGCATTCCGGGCGACACGCGCGGGCTGGGTCTGCAGGATCTGGCGCTGAAGTTGACCATGGATGCGCCGCGGTCCGCGAGCGCGCAGATCGATCTGCACTACTTCTGGTTGGCCCGACGCGGTGAATTTGAGAGCGCGAAACTCGGCTTTGAGGCCGACGCGATGGTGTCGATCCCCCTGCGCCACGCGCTCAACGTCCAATGCGGCTACTCGCTGGTGCTGCCGTCAGAGACGCTCAAGGAACTCAAATCAACCGTGACCGCCGACGACGCCGGGCACTGGCTGTGGACGATGCTCGATTTCAATATTCCGTGA
- a CDS encoding peroxiredoxin, with product MPGAFGAATYGTQTLRIGDVAPDFEAETTEGRIRFHEWIGNSWAVLFSHPKDFTPVCTTELGYMAKLKPEFDKRNTKIIGLSVDRVDDHAKWARDIAETQGHAPNYPMIGDSDLTVSKLYGMLPADLEGSCVGRTAADNQTVRNVFVIGPDKKIKLLIAYPMTTGRNFDEVLRVLDSLQLTAKHKVSTPVNWQPGDDVIIAGSVSDDEARTIYPQGWKAPRPYLRIVPQPQQ from the coding sequence ATGCCTGGAGCATTTGGCGCCGCCACGTATGGCACGCAGACATTGCGCATCGGCGATGTCGCCCCCGATTTCGAAGCCGAGACCACCGAAGGACGGATCCGGTTCCATGAGTGGATCGGCAATTCCTGGGCGGTCCTGTTTTCGCATCCGAAGGACTTCACGCCGGTTTGCACCACGGAGTTGGGCTACATGGCCAAGCTCAAACCGGAGTTCGACAAACGCAACACCAAGATCATCGGACTGAGTGTCGACCGCGTCGACGACCACGCCAAGTGGGCGCGCGACATCGCCGAGACGCAGGGCCATGCCCCGAACTACCCGATGATCGGCGACAGCGACCTGACCGTCTCCAAGCTGTACGGCATGTTGCCGGCAGATCTGGAGGGGTCGTGCGTGGGACGCACCGCCGCCGACAACCAGACGGTCCGCAACGTGTTCGTCATCGGCCCGGATAAGAAGATCAAGCTGCTGATTGCCTATCCGATGACCACCGGACGCAATTTCGACGAAGTGTTGCGTGTGCTCGACTCGCTGCAATTGACCGCCAAGCACAAGGTCTCCACGCCGGTCAACTGGCAGCCGGGCGACGATGTGATCATCGCCGGGTCGGTCTCTGACGACGAGGCGCGCACGATCTACCCGCAGGGGTGGAAAGCGCCGCGGCCCTACCTACGCATCGTGCCGCAGCCGCAGCAGTAG
- a CDS encoding glycosyltransferase family 39 protein, which translates to MRSRLRREIEEHPLRLLLAIGLLLRLVAAVLARGYMATDDHNQVIELAAAWLRGENDYLSGDRQFYRSLLYPGLNYLQIAGCHLVGITHPDSVMLVNRLLHALFSLWTIALTYRLGLRLADKRVAFTAGLMVAAHAVMPYVAVRNLIEAVAIPFLLWGLDETVAAVQEARFAPRHWLWAGLAFGLAFLIRWQVASAAAGVGVYLIVRRQWRGLFILTGAAIVPLLAEGWWDWQTHGVFLGSLWRYIEHNAIHAYDYVVGPWYRYLLLVLGIFIPPFSLLCLYAGVRYWRRLGILAWATLPFFVVHSLVPGKQERFLLPIFPELALMFVIALWHWEREHSPAWARWINHGWRWFWAVNTVLLVGALTHYGQRGKIEPLIGAYEQGDATGVIVDVSERGRRTDLPLFYLDGGGVREMPAVVQAVNIDQVDSLLTASEQWSYVIYFGRSSQGDARLTQRYGVPLTIVRHTGPTLVERALLWLNPKYTHSRESWLCRITGRRKQDSSLRQGAAE; encoded by the coding sequence ATGCGATCCCGCCTGCGACGGGAGATCGAGGAGCATCCGCTCCGGCTGCTTTTGGCCATCGGGTTGCTCCTGCGTCTGGTGGCCGCCGTCCTGGCGCGCGGCTACATGGCCACCGACGATCATAATCAGGTGATCGAACTGGCGGCCGCATGGCTGCGCGGCGAGAACGATTACCTCTCAGGCGACCGACAGTTCTACCGTTCGCTGCTCTATCCCGGGCTCAACTATCTGCAGATCGCCGGCTGCCATCTGGTCGGCATCACTCACCCCGACAGCGTCATGCTGGTCAATCGACTGCTGCATGCGTTGTTCTCGCTGTGGACCATCGCGCTCACCTATCGGCTGGGACTGCGGCTGGCCGACAAGAGGGTGGCGTTCACCGCGGGGTTGATGGTGGCCGCGCACGCGGTCATGCCCTATGTCGCGGTGCGCAACCTCATCGAGGCGGTCGCGATTCCATTCCTGCTCTGGGGATTGGATGAGACCGTCGCCGCGGTGCAGGAGGCCCGTTTCGCCCCGCGACACTGGCTCTGGGCCGGTCTGGCGTTCGGTCTGGCGTTTCTGATTCGCTGGCAGGTGGCCAGCGCCGCCGCCGGCGTCGGGGTCTACTTGATCGTGCGTCGGCAATGGCGAGGGCTTTTCATCCTCACGGGCGCGGCGATCGTCCCGTTGCTTGCGGAGGGTTGGTGGGACTGGCAGACCCATGGGGTCTTTCTCGGCTCGCTGTGGCGCTACATCGAACACAACGCCATCCACGCCTATGACTATGTCGTCGGTCCCTGGTACCGCTACCTGCTGTTGGTGCTGGGGATCTTCATTCCGCCGTTCTCGCTGCTGTGTCTTTATGCTGGCGTCCGCTACTGGCGGCGGCTGGGGATTCTGGCCTGGGCAACGCTCCCGTTCTTTGTCGTGCACTCCCTGGTGCCCGGCAAGCAGGAGCGATTCCTGCTGCCGATCTTCCCCGAGCTGGCGCTGATGTTTGTAATCGCGCTCTGGCACTGGGAGCGTGAGCACAGCCCGGCCTGGGCCCGTTGGATCAACCACGGCTGGCGATGGTTCTGGGCGGTGAACACGGTGCTGCTGGTCGGGGCGCTGACGCACTACGGCCAGCGCGGTAAGATCGAGCCGCTGATCGGCGCCTACGAGCAAGGCGATGCCACGGGTGTCATCGTGGATGTCAGCGAGCGGGGCCGTCGGACCGACCTACCGCTTTTCTATCTCGACGGCGGGGGCGTGCGGGAGATGCCCGCCGTTGTCCAGGCGGTGAACATCGACCAAGTCGACAGTCTGTTGACGGCGTCCGAGCAGTGGAGCTATGTGATCTATTTCGGCCGTTCCTCCCAAGGCGACGCGCGGTTGACCCAGCGTTACGGTGTCCCATTGACGATTGTTCGGCACACCGGCCCGACCCTGGTCGAACGCGCGTTACTCTGGCTCAATCCGAAATACACCCACTCGCGCGAATCGTGGCTCTGCCGGATCACCGGCCGGCGAAAACAAGATTCCTCACTCCGCCAGGGAGCGGCGGAGTGA
- a CDS encoding GNAT family N-acetyltransferase: MTTPAQLRWHLVPYPELRLDDLYDLLELRQRVFIVEQNCPYLDVDGIDPSSWHLLGRDEHATLTAYSRIVPPGVRYTEPAIGRVVTHPKVRGTGMGRELMREAIRQTVNLFPGEPIRISAQVYLVRFYSEFGFEPVGDPFDEDGIPHVEMVRPPTPAAV; encoded by the coding sequence ATGACCACACCTGCCCAATTGCGCTGGCACCTTGTGCCCTATCCGGAATTGCGCCTCGATGATCTCTATGACCTGCTGGAGTTGCGCCAGCGGGTCTTCATCGTCGAACAGAACTGCCCTTACTTGGATGTGGATGGCATCGACCCCAGCAGCTGGCATCTGTTGGGCCGGGATGAGCATGCCACCCTGACCGCCTACAGCCGCATTGTGCCGCCCGGCGTGCGCTACACCGAGCCGGCCATCGGCCGTGTGGTCACCCATCCCAAGGTGCGCGGCACCGGCATGGGGCGGGAACTGATGCGCGAGGCCATCCGGCAGACGGTCAATCTCTTTCCCGGTGAACCGATCCGGATTTCGGCGCAGGTCTATTTGGTCCGTTTCTATAGCGAGTTCGGCTTCGAGCCGGTCGGCGATCCGTTCGACGAAGACGGTATCCCGCACGTGGAAATGGTCCGGCCGCCGACCCCGGCCGCGGTGTGA
- the ndhC gene encoding NADH-quinone oxidoreductase subunit A yields MVSQFAAVAIFLAVGVGFVLITFLLSRLIRPSAPNPVKLSTYECGESTIGPSWIQFNVRFYIFCLIFVIFDVEVVFLFPWALVFQPLGMVGFMEMVVFIAILMFGLFYAWRKGLLRWY; encoded by the coding sequence ATGGTTTCGCAGTTTGCGGCGGTCGCCATTTTCCTCGCGGTCGGTGTGGGGTTCGTCCTCATCACCTTCCTGTTGTCCCGGTTGATCCGTCCCTCGGCCCCCAACCCGGTCAAGCTGTCCACCTACGAGTGCGGCGAATCCACCATCGGCCCGTCGTGGATTCAGTTCAACGTCCGCTTCTACATCTTCTGCCTGATCTTCGTCATCTTCGACGTGGAAGTGGTCTTTCTGTTCCCGTGGGCGCTGGTCTTCCAGCCATTGGGGATGGTTGGCTTCATGGAGATGGTGGTCTTTATCGCGATTTTGATGTTCGGGCTCTTTTACGCTTGGCGCAAGGGACTGCTGCGCTGGTACTAA
- the nuoH gene encoding NADH-quinone oxidoreductase subunit NuoH → MLELDKLIKVIGDLIATAVTAMGLGPAWVTTVQLVIAALAVVLFVSLVVLFLVWWERKVSAHIQMRLGPMRVGPHGLLQTVADAIKLLQKEDITPANVDRGIYFWAPVVTFVTALAVYVAIPFGKGLLISDLNIGILYILSITTFTVIGLLMAGWSSNNKYSLLGGFRSAAQVVSYEVPMALAVLGVILFTQTLSMGEIVSQQSKFYEWYIWRQPIGFLIYLVAATAECNRTPFDLPEADSELVAGFVTEYSGMKFAMFFLAEFLNMFTVAAIATTLFFGGWNGPFLPSWMWFMIKTLIGVFVLMWFRWTYPRLRVDQLMGFAWKFLLPLAFLNLLVTGFIILLVK, encoded by the coding sequence ATGCTGGAACTGGATAAACTTATCAAGGTCATCGGTGATCTGATCGCCACAGCGGTGACCGCTATGGGGTTGGGTCCGGCGTGGGTGACCACCGTGCAGCTGGTCATCGCCGCCTTGGCGGTGGTGCTTTTCGTCTCGCTGGTCGTGCTCTTCCTCGTTTGGTGGGAACGGAAAGTGTCGGCGCACATCCAGATGCGTCTGGGGCCGATGCGGGTGGGTCCGCATGGGTTGTTGCAGACGGTCGCCGACGCGATAAAATTACTGCAGAAGGAAGACATCACCCCGGCCAACGTCGACCGCGGCATCTACTTTTGGGCGCCGGTGGTCACCTTCGTCACCGCCCTGGCCGTTTATGTCGCCATCCCTTTCGGCAAGGGGCTGTTGATTTCCGACCTGAACATCGGCATCCTCTACATCCTCTCGATCACCACCTTCACCGTCATCGGCCTGCTGATGGCCGGCTGGTCGTCCAACAACAAGTACTCGCTTTTGGGCGGGTTCCGTTCGGCGGCGCAGGTGGTCTCCTACGAGGTGCCGATGGCGCTGGCGGTCTTGGGCGTGATCCTGTTTACCCAGACGCTGTCGATGGGCGAGATCGTTTCGCAGCAGTCGAAGTTCTATGAGTGGTACATCTGGCGACAGCCGATCGGCTTTCTGATCTACCTCGTGGCCGCCACCGCCGAGTGCAACCGGACCCCGTTCGATCTGCCCGAGGCCGACTCGGAGCTGGTCGCCGGCTTCGTCACCGAGTATTCGGGAATGAAGTTCGCGATGTTCTTCCTCGCCGAGTTCCTCAACATGTTCACGGTGGCCGCGATCGCGACGACGCTGTTCTTCGGCGGCTGGAACGGTCCCTTCCTGCCGTCGTGGATGTGGTTTATGATCAAGACCCTGATCGGCGTGTTCGTGCTGATGTGGTTCCGCTGGACTTATCCCCGGCTCCGCGTCGATCAGCTGATGGGCTTTGCCTGGAAGTTCCTGCTGCCGCTGGCGTTTCTGAACCTGTTGGTCACGGGATTCATCATCCTGCTGGTGAAATAG